The Atribacter laminatus genome contains the following window.
GGCTGTGGCACAATCCCGTTCATACACTAAGAATAGCTTAAAAGTAGAGGATACAGTACATTTATCTTCAGTTTTTGGTAATCTATTTCCAATATTACTGTAAAATATCAACATAAGTGGGGGTAAATAATTTATAAAATAATTATGACACAGTCTGATTGCGAGGAGCGCAGCGACGTGGCAATCTCATCCACCTGCTCCGTCATTGCGAGGAGCGCAGCGACGTGGCAATCTCATTTAGTAATTTTTTTTAAAAAATGAAAAGATGAGATCCTCACGCCCTCGAAAAGCGAGGGCTCAGGATGACACCGGCGGGGTCAGATGAGATCTTCAAGGCTTCGAAAAACGAAGCCTCGGGATGAGAGCGTTAAGATGTTTATGGTAAATTTGTATTAACAGGATTGAAACAAATGGTATACAGGAAATTTACAATTTTTTTATTTATTTTCATAATAATCAATCAATTATCTCTAACTGCTTTTTCGGTTGAAAAAGCAGTTCGATTTTCAGCGGTGGGGGATATTCTTCTTGACCGTGGGATACGAATGATTATTGAAAAAAAGGGGCAAGATTATCCTTTAAAAGGAATAGACTTATATTTATTAAACCGAGATTTGGTGCTTGGCAACCTGGAAGGCCCTCTTTCTGAGCGGGGTGAAGCATTAAAGAAAAAGTTTATATTTCGAGGTAACCCTTCTTATGTTGCTGTGCTTGAAAAAGCAGGCATAAACCTCGTTTCTTTAGCTAACAACCATATAATGGATTATGGTAATCTTGCTTTAATAGATACTATTGATAATCTTAAAAATGCCGGATTGTATCCTTTCGGTGCTGGAGAGAATCAAGAAGAAGCCCTAAAACCGGTTATAATTTATAAAAATGGATTAACTTTATCTTTCTTTGCATTCCTTGGTTATCCTCTTCAAATCGAGAAAGTTGATCCGAAGTCTTCAGGCCCATGTCAAGTTGGATTGGATGAATTTATTTCTGCCCTTCAAGACATCCGCGATCAGGTGGACTTTATCATCGTCTCTCTCCACTGGGGGTTGGAGTATGAATCTCTCCCCCACCCCCATCAAGTCGAAATTGCTCATCAGCTTATTGATAACGGTGTTGATCTGATTATTGGACATCATCCCCATGTTATTCAAGGAATCGAAAAATATCGAGGGAAGTATATTTTATATAGCTTGGGAAATTTTCTTTTTGATCAGCATGGAGATCGAGAGAAAGAAAGCTTTATTTTTAATTGTGATTTCAAAGAAGAAGGCGTGCTATTTCCTTATATTATAATGTTTGAAATTAGCAAATGTCAGACAAAACCAGCTTCTGAAGAAAAAGCCGAAAAAATTATTGCCAAAATCCATCTGGTTTCAGACCAGGGAATAATGTTTTTTCAGGAAAATGACGATAAATATTATATTAAAGAAATAGAATAACTCCCATATTATAACTTCCTTTTTTAATAATTTGCCTTGCCAGAGATAGTTTCGATACGTATATCAATAATAGCAACCTTCTGAATATCATCAGAATCCATGGGAGCTAAATTGTCATCATGGTTGTATTTTTTGATGAAGAGCCTCAGAGCTGCTATTTTTAAATTTAAGTCATCAAGGATGCTTGCCTGACCAAAAACCAAAACACTCCAGTAATGAACTCCAAATTGACAGGGTTTTTTCCCGGGGAGAAGCTGGATGGGGTGACTAACCTCGAAACAAACTCGAGAGTTTGCCCGAATATTTTCGAGTTTTTGTCCTTGAAGTGCGGAATGGATATAGAGATGATTTTGATGAAAAACATAATTAACTGGGACCAGATAAGGCCGATTATTACTCACGGTCGCAAGATGACCATAAAAAGCTTCATTGAGGTATTTGATTGAATCATCTCGGGTAAGCCATTTCTTAGCCATAATCTATTTTCTCCTTTAAGTATTATTGGTGGGTAATTCATCTCAAAATTGTCGGCACAATACCAATTAATCTTGACTTTTTATGAAATTTGATATTTAATATTGTTACCGCAGGTTCCGAGAAATTGGAAAGCTTTAAGAACTGAGGGTTAAAGCCTGATGTTCCTACGGGGAATTGGAGAGCTCGAATTCCCTGAAGAAAAAATTAAAGTTGGAAGGTTTGTTGGAATCTGTGGTTTTTTATTTTCACCTATTTTTACCAGCCTGCAGAACTTTTTCCAAAAAAATGATGTATCGAATCATTTCATTCA
Protein-coding sequences here:
- a CDS encoding CapA family protein, which translates into the protein MVYRKFTIFLFIFIIINQLSLTAFSVEKAVRFSAVGDILLDRGIRMIIEKKGQDYPLKGIDLYLLNRDLVLGNLEGPLSERGEALKKKFIFRGNPSYVAVLEKAGINLVSLANNHIMDYGNLALIDTIDNLKNAGLYPFGAGENQEEALKPVIIYKNGLTLSFFAFLGYPLQIEKVDPKSSGPCQVGLDEFISALQDIRDQVDFIIVSLHWGLEYESLPHPHQVEIAHQLIDNGVDLIIGHHPHVIQGIEKYRGKYILYSLGNFLFDQHGDREKESFIFNCDFKEEGVLFPYIIMFEISKCQTKPASEEKAEKIIAKIHLVSDQGIMFFQENDDKYYIKEIE
- a CDS encoding pyridoxamine 5'-phosphate oxidase family protein; translated protein: MAKKWLTRDDSIKYLNEAFYGHLATVSNNRPYLVPVNYVFHQNHLYIHSALQGQKLENIRANSRVCFEVSHPIQLLPGKKPCQFGVHYWSVLVFGQASILDDLNLKIAALRLFIKKYNHDDNLAPMDSDDIQKVAIIDIRIETISGKANY